One genomic segment of Erysipelotrichaceae bacterium 66202529 includes these proteins:
- a CDS encoding valine--tRNA ligase: MRKTLEAKYDHLQVEMDHYKSWIEHGYFTAGDKSKDPFCIVIPPPNVTGKLHLGHAWDTTLQDIVSRYKRMQGYDMLWLPGMDHAGIATQAKVDERLKNEGISRYDIGREKFLDRAWEWKEEYAATIRKQWAKMGLSLDYTRERFTLDEGLSEAVRKVFVDLYHDGLIYQGERIINWDPQAKTALSNIEVIHKEIEGAMYYFKYKVVETGKELVIATTRPETMFADQAVFVHPDDARYTDIIGMHVINPANGEELPIMADDYIDMSFGTAVMKCTPAHDPNDFALAKKYKLPMPICMHPDGTMNELAHKYAGMDRFDCRKALVADFEKDGVVDHIEQHMHQVGHSERTGVIVEPYLSKQWFVKMEPLAEEVLKNQETEDQKIHFYPQRFEKTFHQWLENIEDWCISRQLWWGHRIPAWYHKETGEIYVGMQAPADIDNWVQDEDVLDTWFSSALWPFSTLGWPQETADLKRYFPNDVLVTGYDIIFFWVARMAFQTRYCMNSRPFKDVLIHGLVRDAQGRKMSKSLGNGIDPMDVIAEHGVDALRFFLTTNSTPGQDLRYIDEKVAASANFINKIWNASRFVLMQIPEDMEVSDIDLSNASMIDKWILKRFNEVLESVTANMEKYEYALVGNELYSFIWDDFCSWYIELSKAGLSSDDDTVRKAAQSTLVTVLSGIVRMLQPFMPFVTEEIYLSIPHTEESINLEVWPRAVEVAMSDEEMTAIRQLITMIEAVRSLRVDYNLKPSMDIDVIIRDEHGTALSSVAYINAILQKMCHATWIDADEQNEEMAVRPILHGTLNVPLAAILNVAEEIEKLSREIKRLKQEIKRGEGMLSNPNFVNKAPQAKVDAEREKLEGYRSQYAIVEKQLEDMRKKA, from the coding sequence ATGAGAAAGACATTAGAAGCAAAATATGATCATCTTCAGGTTGAGATGGATCACTACAAAAGTTGGATTGAACACGGCTATTTTACAGCAGGGGATAAGAGTAAGGATCCCTTCTGCATTGTAATACCGCCACCCAATGTAACCGGAAAGCTGCATCTGGGACATGCCTGGGATACTACGCTGCAGGATATCGTATCCCGCTACAAGCGGATGCAGGGCTATGATATGCTTTGGCTGCCGGGTATGGATCATGCCGGTATTGCGACACAGGCTAAGGTGGATGAGCGTTTAAAAAATGAAGGGATTTCCCGTTATGATATCGGACGTGAGAAGTTTCTGGATCGTGCCTGGGAATGGAAGGAGGAGTATGCGGCTACCATTCGTAAGCAGTGGGCGAAAATGGGATTGTCTCTGGATTATACAAGAGAGCGCTTTACGCTGGATGAGGGACTGAGTGAGGCAGTACGCAAGGTATTCGTGGATTTGTATCACGACGGTCTGATTTATCAGGGGGAGCGTATTATCAACTGGGATCCGCAGGCGAAAACGGCATTGTCCAATATTGAGGTAATTCATAAGGAAATCGAAGGTGCGATGTATTACTTTAAATACAAAGTTGTAGAAACCGGGAAGGAGCTTGTTATCGCAACCACCCGTCCGGAAACAATGTTCGCGGATCAGGCGGTTTTTGTACATCCGGATGATGCGCGCTATACGGATATCATCGGTATGCATGTCATCAATCCTGCCAACGGGGAAGAGCTGCCGATCATGGCGGATGATTACATTGATATGTCCTTTGGTACGGCGGTTATGAAATGTACGCCTGCACATGATCCCAATGACTTTGCGCTGGCGAAAAAATACAAGCTTCCTATGCCGATCTGTATGCATCCGGATGGAACGATGAATGAGCTGGCACATAAATATGCCGGTATGGATCGTTTCGACTGCCGTAAGGCACTGGTTGCCGACTTTGAAAAGGACGGGGTTGTGGATCATATTGAACAGCATATGCATCAGGTCGGACATTCCGAAAGAACCGGAGTTATCGTAGAACCGTATCTGTCCAAGCAGTGGTTTGTGAAAATGGAGCCGCTGGCAGAGGAGGTTTTGAAAAATCAGGAAACAGAGGATCAGAAAATACATTTCTATCCACAACGCTTTGAAAAGACCTTCCATCAGTGGCTGGAAAATATTGAGGACTGGTGTATCTCCCGTCAGCTGTGGTGGGGGCACCGTATCCCTGCCTGGTATCATAAGGAAACCGGTGAGATTTATGTAGGTATGCAGGCACCTGCGGATATTGATAACTGGGTACAGGATGAGGATGTTCTGGATACCTGGTTCTCAAGTGCACTATGGCCGTTCTCTACACTGGGCTGGCCGCAGGAAACAGCGGACTTAAAACGCTATTTCCCGAATGATGTCCTTGTGACCGGCTATGATATTATTTTCTTCTGGGTTGCCCGTATGGCATTTCAGACGCGCTATTGCATGAACAGCCGTCCGTTTAAGGATGTTCTGATTCATGGTCTGGTACGGGATGCACAGGGACGGAAAATGAGCAAATCGCTGGGGAACGGTATAGATCCGATGGATGTTATCGCGGAACACGGGGTAGATGCGCTGCGCTTCTTCCTTACGACAAATTCCACACCGGGGCAGGATTTGCGCTATATCGATGAAAAGGTTGCGGCAAGTGCAAACTTTATCAATAAAATCTGGAATGCGAGCCGGTTTGTTCTGATGCAGATTCCGGAGGATATGGAAGTGTCGGATATAGATTTAAGCAATGCCTCCATGATTGATAAATGGATTTTGAAGCGTTTCAATGAGGTATTGGAAAGTGTTACTGCCAATATGGAAAAATATGAATATGCACTCGTTGGTAATGAGCTGTACAGCTTCATATGGGATGATTTCTGCAGCTGGTATATTGAGCTTAGCAAGGCAGGTCTTTCCAGTGATGATGATACGGTGCGTAAGGCAGCACAGTCTACGCTGGTAACGGTACTGAGCGGTATCGTACGCATGCTGCAGCCATTCATGCCGTTTGTTACAGAGGAGATTTATCTATCAATTCCACATACAGAGGAGAGCATCAATCTGGAGGTATGGCCGCGCGCTGTTGAGGTAGCTATGAGTGATGAGGAAATGACAGCGATCCGTCAGCTGATCACGATGATTGAAGCTGTCCGCAGTTTACGTGTGGATTACAATCTGAAGCCATCCATGGATATTGATGTTATCATTCGTGATGAGCATGGAACTGCTTTGTCAAGTGTTGCGTATATCAATGCTATTTTACAAAAGATGTGTCATGCGACTTGGATTGATGCGGATGAGCAGAACGAGGAAATGGCAGTACGTCCGATTCTGCATGGTACGCTGAATGTACCACTGGCAGCTATACTGAATGTCGCGGAGGAAATTGAAAAGCTGAGCAGGGAAATCAAGCGCCTAAAACAGGAAATCAAGCGCGGAGAAGGTATGCTGAGCAATCCAAATTTCGTAAACAAGGCACCACAGGCAAAGGTTGACGCAGAGCGTGAAAAGCTGGAAGGCTATCGTTCCCAGTATGCAATCGTTGAAAAGCAGCTAGAGGATATGAGAAAAAAGGCATAA
- a CDS encoding FAD:protein FMN transferase → MSNGDTMKKILGLLLSAMLLSGCQGKALSKYTMTATDIGFDTVVSFTAYTENETAFNQYSQELKKQFRYYDRLFDKYNSYDGVNNIKTINDNAGKQAVKVEPVIIDLLKLSKAYDTISDHRFDITMGSVLNIWHDYREAGTLANQKDEESSIPSMKELKEAQRHSGWKHVQIDEKKSTVYIDDARVSLDVGGVAKGYAVELIAEQLQKDGLQHAILNGGGNIRLIGDKPEDEAWSVGIQIPNLKAQATDSLISVKSKGNTSFVTSGDYQRYYTYKGQIMHHIIDPLTLMPARHSRAVTVITDNSGIADILSTTLYTMSHADGVKLLDKLNKEEGIRANAIWVYDDIQKPEDGTEAISVKGYQIVFSDGLKDKIKKS, encoded by the coding sequence ATGTCAAACGGTGATACTATGAAAAAAATACTGGGACTGCTGCTCAGTGCAATGCTTTTGAGTGGATGTCAGGGCAAAGCCCTCAGCAAATATACGATGACGGCAACGGATATCGGTTTTGATACCGTGGTCAGCTTTACTGCGTATACGGAAAATGAGACTGCCTTCAACCAATACAGTCAGGAATTAAAAAAACAGTTCCGCTATTACGACCGGCTGTTCGACAAATACAACAGCTATGACGGGGTAAACAATATTAAAACAATCAACGACAATGCCGGAAAGCAGGCAGTCAAGGTGGAGCCGGTCATCATTGACCTGTTGAAGCTGTCCAAAGCCTACGATACCATCAGCGATCATCGCTTTGATATCACAATGGGCAGTGTTCTCAATATATGGCACGATTACCGCGAGGCGGGTACGCTTGCTAATCAGAAGGATGAGGAAAGCAGTATCCCTTCCATGAAGGAGCTGAAGGAGGCACAACGCCACAGCGGCTGGAAGCATGTGCAAATCGACGAAAAGAAAAGCACGGTATATATTGATGATGCAAGGGTTTCTCTGGATGTCGGAGGAGTTGCGAAGGGCTATGCCGTGGAGCTGATTGCCGAGCAGCTGCAAAAGGACGGACTGCAGCACGCCATACTCAACGGCGGCGGCAATATCCGTCTGATTGGAGATAAGCCAGAGGATGAAGCCTGGTCTGTCGGTATTCAGATTCCCAATCTGAAGGCACAGGCTACGGACTCTCTGATTTCTGTAAAATCAAAAGGAAATACCTCCTTTGTGACCAGCGGCGATTACCAGCGCTACTATACCTATAAGGGACAGATCATGCATCATATCATTGATCCCCTCACCCTGATGCCGGCCCGACACAGCCGTGCCGTAACAGTGATTACCGATAACAGCGGAATAGCGGATATTCTTTCCACCACCCTGTATACCATGAGTCACGCGGACGGGGTCAAGCTGCTCGATAAGCTGAATAAGGAAGAAGGCATACGGGCAAATGCCATTTGGGTATATGACGATATTCAGAAGCCGGAGGATGGCACCGAGGCAATCAGCGTGAAGGGCTATCAGATCGTCTTCAGTGACGGCTTGAAGGATAAAATTAAAAAAAGCTGA
- a CDS encoding branched-chain amino acid aminotransferase → MNIERIETATRKEKPDWNSDLGFGKIFTDYMFTMDWTAADGWCNAKIEPYAPICMDPASLVLHYAQETFEGLKAYKTKDGRVLLFRPEMNARRFANSNRRLCMPEMDEDMFVEAVSAIVNYEKDWIPTAEGTSLYIRPFMFATEAAVGVHPSNAYKFMILLSPVGAYYPEGVNPVKIYVEDEFVRATKGGTGFTKCGGNYAASIAAQVKAEKLGYTQVLWLDGVERKYVEEVGTMNVMFKIENKIVTAPCDGTVLPGVTRDSILQLLKSWGYEVEERHLAIDELMEAGKTGKLEEAFGTGTAAVISPIGELNYKGEITVINDFKTGTLTQKLYDTLTGIQWGDVEDTNGWTREVK, encoded by the coding sequence ATGAATATCGAACGTATAGAAACAGCAACGAGAAAAGAAAAACCGGATTGGAACAGTGATCTGGGGTTTGGAAAAATATTTACCGACTACATGTTTACCATGGATTGGACAGCAGCGGATGGCTGGTGCAATGCCAAAATAGAGCCGTATGCGCCAATCTGTATGGATCCTGCAAGTCTGGTTTTACATTATGCGCAGGAAACCTTTGAGGGCTTGAAGGCGTATAAGACAAAGGATGGAAGGGTGCTGCTGTTCCGTCCGGAAATGAACGCCCGCCGTTTTGCGAATTCCAATCGCCGTCTGTGTATGCCGGAAATGGATGAGGATATGTTTGTTGAGGCAGTATCCGCGATTGTCAATTACGAAAAGGACTGGATTCCAACAGCGGAGGGAACTTCCCTGTATATCCGTCCGTTTATGTTTGCCACAGAGGCTGCGGTCGGTGTACATCCAAGCAATGCCTATAAATTTATGATTCTGCTGTCTCCGGTCGGTGCGTATTATCCGGAGGGTGTCAATCCGGTGAAGATTTACGTTGAGGATGAATTTGTACGTGCTACCAAGGGAGGAACCGGCTTTACGAAATGCGGTGGTAATTATGCCGCAAGCATCGCTGCACAGGTGAAAGCGGAAAAGCTGGGCTACACACAGGTGCTCTGGCTGGATGGCGTGGAGCGCAAATACGTGGAAGAGGTCGGCACGATGAATGTCATGTTTAAAATTGAAAATAAAATCGTAACGGCACCATGTGATGGAACCGTTCTTCCAGGCGTTACCAGAGATTCCATTTTACAGCTATTGAAATCCTGGGGCTATGAGGTGGAGGAACGCCACCTTGCGATTGATGAGCTGATGGAGGCAGGAAAAACCGGGAAGCTGGAGGAAGCCTTCGGTACGGGAACGGCTGCGGTTATCTCTCCAATCGGTGAATTAAATTACAAGGGGGAAATCACAGTTATAAACGATTTTAAAACCGGTACGCTGACACAGAAGCTGTACGATACACTGACGGGTATTCAATGGGGAGATGTAGAGGATACCAATGGATGGACAAGAGAAGTTAAATAA
- a CDS encoding ATP-binding cassette domain-containing protein, translating to MNEILSIRHLQKSFQERKAVDDLSFDVQRGEILCLLGPNGAGKSTTIRMIGGMYPYEKDTLFYEGKSLHTCRRKFLHEIGFVPQDIALYEDLSARENLRFFASLYGLRGALRKERINEALELAGLQDRADEKVKRFSGGMKRRLNIACAIAHHPKLVIMDEPTVGIDPQSRNHILSSIRTLRDNGMTILYTTHYMEEVEEISTRILIMDQGALIAQGTKEELKEHLDAKQTYVMEVENLQSHDLDAFYSIEGVQEIVQQDTQLRISTLKNVENLDEIIRAALKQQLVIRRLYCESINLETVFLELTGRRLRD from the coding sequence ATGAATGAAATATTAAGCATACGCCATCTGCAGAAAAGCTTCCAGGAGCGCAAGGCGGTGGATGATTTATCATTTGATGTACAAAGAGGAGAAATCCTTTGCCTGCTGGGTCCAAACGGTGCGGGCAAGAGTACGACGATTCGTATGATTGGCGGTATGTATCCATATGAAAAGGATACGCTTTTTTATGAGGGGAAAAGCCTGCATACCTGCCGCAGGAAATTCCTGCATGAAATCGGGTTTGTACCGCAGGATATCGCATTGTATGAGGATTTGAGTGCGCGTGAGAATCTACGCTTTTTTGCATCGCTGTACGGCTTGCGCGGTGCATTGCGAAAGGAACGGATCAATGAGGCGCTGGAGCTTGCCGGGCTGCAGGATCGCGCAGATGAAAAGGTGAAGCGGTTTTCCGGTGGTATGAAGCGGAGATTGAATATCGCCTGTGCCATTGCGCATCATCCAAAGCTGGTTATCATGGATGAGCCGACAGTCGGAATCGATCCGCAGTCAAGAAATCATATCCTATCCTCTATCCGCACGCTGCGTGATAACGGGATGACCATTTTGTATACGACCCATTACATGGAGGAGGTGGAGGAAATATCCACACGCATCCTTATCATGGATCAGGGAGCACTGATTGCACAGGGAACCAAGGAGGAGCTGAAGGAGCATCTGGATGCGAAACAGACCTATGTTATGGAAGTAGAGAATCTGCAGTCGCATGATCTGGATGCCTTTTACAGCATTGAAGGGGTGCAGGAAATCGTGCAACAGGATACACAGCTACGCATTTCCACACTGAAGAATGTCGAGAATCTGGACGAAATCATACGGGCAGCCTTAAAGCAGCAGCTGGTGATTCGCAGACTGTATTGTGAAAGCATCAATCTGGAGACGGTATTTCTGGAACTGACCGGACGCCGTCTGCGGGATTAG
- a CDS encoding AAA family ATPase, which yields MMPVNRERLLSSNLCMPKPRENAVLREALFQRLDEGLQHRLICIRAQAGSGKTTLLTTYFSQRKKQVLWLSLDAECNHIELFFGYLLEALSPVLLHEDYASMKKALLAGKGIDWLYELVELLSACSDHVLVLDNVHVLLDSSLCNALSWFLHHLNDSTRVILCGRELPDMYLSDLAMENALVILNQEELLFREDEELQFLTCTLKLQAEDTLLRHMCKIASGWVGGLQLLSMAGVNKQQDILHMRNDELLYTYITKEIFEPLCTQEQEFLFALSILDSFDRAFLAVYLHHMDTDACLRAIVEQHFILVTLDEDAQRYCFHDILKDYLRRRLLEEPSKEKQLHIQAAQAYRTMELYADCVHHYLACEEYEAAMEILSQTPQDHRVLYYLSRIPLDVICSRADYAYQYFFYYYANFEEEACRRMYPLICEAMNEDPTFLAFQCTLPIMNGDYMNETMTLMPLDELMALPLSDVTKSFLLLKDAFLMAMLHDMKGCRQYLKLIESIYEATHNIYTGSMLYLIRSQIHEALGEFKQALLAYDKLQRLLQELSFQKPSYYVGIAGIYMKQLKIKESEVALRRCDETNTRGLFSIRRAGSYTRAQLYCAMRDERGLELLDVLLGDRLYENVLLMASLLKILYVWKPEHAIFLTFQQAYEQERPDDFEAQLLYGMLLCDQGRQEEAVQLLNQILQETRRIQCRYSLIEACIIKLCRLSQREQVIKNLFIEALTYAAEQEIRLPFLYMRENWHGASSLLRDCLKRASDKERVFWRSLDIPLQDPVLSERELEVLQELAQGNSNKVIAEHLYISLATVKTHILNIYGKLQVTNRVEALNYYREHLQDGCG from the coding sequence ATGATGCCTGTGAATAGAGAAAGACTGTTATCCAGTAATCTCTGTATGCCGAAGCCAAGAGAGAATGCCGTGCTGAGAGAGGCTTTGTTTCAGCGGCTGGATGAGGGCTTACAGCATCGCCTGATCTGTATCCGTGCACAGGCCGGCAGTGGGAAAACAACACTTTTGACCACCTATTTCTCACAGCGTAAAAAACAGGTGCTGTGGCTGAGTCTGGATGCGGAATGCAATCATATAGAACTGTTTTTCGGCTATTTGCTGGAGGCTTTGTCACCCGTGCTCTTACATGAGGACTATGCGAGTATGAAAAAGGCTTTGCTTGCAGGGAAGGGGATTGACTGGCTGTATGAGCTGGTGGAGCTGTTATCCGCATGCAGTGACCATGTGCTTGTATTGGATAATGTGCATGTACTGCTTGATAGCTCCTTATGCAATGCTCTTTCCTGGTTTCTGCATCATCTAAATGATTCTACCCGTGTAATTCTGTGCGGCAGAGAGCTGCCGGATATGTATCTGTCCGATCTGGCTATGGAGAATGCCCTTGTAATACTTAATCAGGAGGAGCTGCTGTTTCGTGAGGATGAGGAGCTGCAGTTTTTAACATGCACACTGAAGCTGCAGGCAGAGGATACACTTTTACGGCATATGTGCAAAATTGCTTCCGGATGGGTGGGAGGTCTGCAGCTGCTATCTATGGCTGGTGTAAATAAACAGCAGGATATCCTTCACATGCGCAATGATGAGCTTTTGTATACGTATATCACGAAGGAAATATTTGAGCCGCTGTGTACGCAGGAACAGGAGTTTCTTTTCGCTCTCAGTATACTGGATTCCTTTGACCGTGCCTTTCTTGCCGTCTATCTGCACCATATGGATACAGATGCCTGCCTGCGTGCGATCGTGGAACAGCATTTCATACTGGTTACGCTGGATGAGGACGCACAGCGCTATTGCTTTCATGATATCCTGAAGGATTATCTGCGCAGACGGTTGCTGGAGGAGCCAAGCAAGGAAAAGCAGCTGCATATTCAGGCAGCACAGGCATATCGCACAATGGAGCTGTATGCCGATTGTGTCCATCATTATCTTGCCTGTGAGGAGTATGAAGCAGCGATGGAGATCCTTTCCCAGACACCGCAGGATCACCGGGTCTTGTATTACCTTTCCCGGATTCCGCTGGATGTGATCTGCAGCAGAGCAGATTATGCCTATCAGTATTTCTTTTACTATTATGCCAATTTCGAGGAGGAAGCCTGCCGCCGTATGTACCCGCTGATCTGTGAAGCCATGAATGAGGACCCAACGTTCTTGGCGTTTCAATGCACGCTGCCGATCATGAACGGGGATTATATGAATGAGACAATGACACTGATGCCGCTGGACGAATTGATGGCACTGCCGCTGTCGGATGTCACCAAAAGCTTTTTACTGTTAAAGGATGCCTTTTTAATGGCGATGCTGCATGATATGAAAGGCTGTCGGCAGTATCTAAAACTGATTGAGAGCATTTATGAGGCTACACACAACATCTATACCGGAAGTATGCTGTATCTCATCCGTTCCCAGATTCATGAGGCGCTGGGGGAGTTCAAGCAGGCACTGCTTGCCTATGATAAATTACAAAGGCTGCTGCAGGAGCTTTCCTTTCAGAAACCATCCTATTATGTCGGTATAGCCGGTATTTATATGAAGCAGTTGAAAATAAAAGAGAGTGAAGTAGCACTGCGGCGATGTGATGAGACAAATACACGCGGATTGTTCAGTATCCGGCGTGCAGGAAGCTATACCAGAGCCCAGCTATATTGTGCCATGCGGGATGAGCGGGGATTGGAATTGCTGGATGTGCTGCTTGGCGACCGGCTGTATGAAAATGTTCTGTTAATGGCATCGCTGTTAAAGATTTTGTACGTATGGAAGCCGGAGCATGCAATTTTTTTGACCTTCCAGCAGGCATATGAGCAGGAGCGACCGGATGATTTTGAAGCTCAGCTGCTGTATGGAATGCTGCTGTGCGATCAGGGAAGGCAGGAGGAAGCGGTGCAGCTGCTGAATCAGATTTTACAGGAAACGCGCAGAATCCAATGCCGTTATTCTCTGATTGAAGCCTGCATAATCAAGCTGTGCAGACTGTCACAAAGGGAGCAGGTGATCAAAAATCTGTTCATTGAGGCGCTCACGTATGCTGCCGAGCAGGAAATACGGCTGCCGTTTTTGTATATGAGGGAAAACTGGCATGGAGCTTCTTCCCTGTTGAGAGATTGTTTGAAAAGGGCGAGTGATAAGGAGCGTGTCTTTTGGAGAAGTCTGGATATCCCTCTGCAAGATCCCGTTTTGAGTGAGCGTGAGCTTGAGGTATTACAGGAGCTGGCCCAGGGAAACAGCAATAAGGTGATTGCAGAGCATCTTTATATATCACTGGCAACGGTAAAGACGCATATCTTGAATATATACGGTAAGCTGCAGGTGACAAACCGTGTTGAGGCATTGAATTATTACCGTGAGCATCTGCAGGACGGCTGTGGTTAA
- a CDS encoding stage VI sporulation protein D, translating into MKTMKIEKELQFADQVKEPRSLQIRESLEYQKEAEGIRAVGPLTVQGSYINEEGALQEYQEILEMDVLAPNHKLSQDRFYLDIQEYQAVPADNGLHLTILMGIHGLQEQAKAAPQTYTEASVPQEYTKAPVQQAVNAPVEAAQQTGETDNTLHALEQLSAPASTESQAADGEVESEPEEQDAAMSEFEDLFEDDETTYTSYRMVVARGNDSYGTIAQRYDVTEEALRCVNNNKDVTERTLIILPSV; encoded by the coding sequence ATGAAAACAATGAAAATAGAAAAAGAGCTGCAATTCGCAGATCAGGTCAAAGAGCCGCGTTCCCTGCAGATTCGGGAATCTCTGGAATACCAAAAAGAAGCCGAAGGAATCCGTGCTGTTGGGCCTTTAACAGTGCAGGGAAGCTATATCAATGAAGAAGGAGCGCTACAGGAATACCAGGAAATTCTGGAAATGGATGTGCTGGCGCCAAATCACAAGCTGTCACAGGATCGGTTTTATCTGGATATTCAGGAATATCAGGCAGTACCAGCAGACAATGGCTTGCATCTTACGATCCTTATGGGAATCCATGGACTGCAGGAGCAGGCAAAAGCCGCACCGCAGACCTATACAGAAGCAAGTGTGCCACAGGAGTATACAAAAGCACCCGTACAGCAGGCAGTGAACGCACCGGTAGAAGCAGCTCAACAGACTGGTGAAACTGACAATACCCTGCATGCATTGGAACAGCTCTCTGCACCTGCTTCTACAGAATCACAGGCTGCGGATGGGGAAGTAGAAAGCGAACCGGAAGAACAGGATGCCGCTATGTCTGAATTCGAAGATTTGTTTGAAGACGATGAAACTACGTATACATCCTACCGTATGGTCGTTGCCCGGGGAAATGATTCCTATGGGACGATCGCACAGCGCTATGATGTGACTGAGGAAGCGCTTCGCTGTGTTAATAACAATAAGGACGTAACCGAACGTACACTGATCATCTTACCTTCTGTATAA
- a CDS encoding ABC transporter permease, whose translation MERWYLLKQDLVNLFINPMWVFYSTLFPFLLIVVMGYLSRELFGEAVTSYDYYFVTFFVYCAANSATIAANSFMEEKLRAGNMRILYAPLDSHLLYRSKIIASWLFSSILHLGTAALCVLVLSLHVDNVLVLIGMLVSLELFSCIFGVLMCLLFNSEHLANQVITIVLPILGVLGGVFFSLDRYGAAAAFLSRLSFMKWVITAAFQAVYDDITIHAVLVILALLLGSAVLLRLCRKLFREEDCIL comes from the coding sequence ATGGAACGATGGTATCTGCTGAAGCAGGATCTGGTGAATCTGTTCATCAATCCGATGTGGGTGTTTTACAGCACACTGTTTCCCTTTTTGCTCATTGTTGTCATGGGATACCTGAGTAGAGAGTTGTTTGGGGAGGCAGTCACCTCCTATGATTACTATTTTGTGACCTTTTTTGTGTACTGCGCTGCTAATTCCGCTACGATTGCGGCAAACAGCTTTATGGAGGAAAAGCTGCGTGCCGGGAATATGCGTATCCTGTATGCACCCCTTGATTCCCATTTGCTGTATCGCAGTAAAATCATTGCATCGTGGCTGTTTTCCAGCATTCTGCATCTGGGAACAGCTGCACTTTGTGTCCTGGTGCTCTCTCTGCATGTGGATAACGTATTGGTATTGATTGGTATGCTGGTATCTCTGGAGCTTTTTTCCTGTATATTCGGTGTGCTCATGTGTCTGCTGTTTAACAGTGAGCATCTCGCCAATCAGGTCATAACGATTGTGCTGCCGATTTTGGGTGTACTGGGAGGCGTGTTCTTTTCCCTTGACCGCTATGGCGCTGCCGCAGCCTTTCTCAGCCGTCTGTCCTTTATGAAATGGGTGATAACAGCAGCCTTTCAGGCGGTGTATGATGATATCACCATCCATGCTGTATTGGTGATTTTGGCATTGCTATTGGGAAGTGCGGTACTGCTAAGGCTTTGTAGAAAGCTGTTCAGAGAGGAGGATTGTATCCTATGA
- a CDS encoding GNAT family N-acetyltransferase: protein MRLDMPCLETEQLLLRPVEESDACDMFAYYSDPRVMRYLTLQPHTDIEETLNSIHGYFLTWEKRGVPTPWVMVHKQADKVIGNLDIHTLDEDIGQIGYLLHADYWNQGLMREAVYALVQAGFVHVGLRRIEAYVAVEHTASAAVLRHCGFMEEGILRRLTMLSDGEYHDMRLMSILKDEFLTGK from the coding sequence ATGCGTTTGGATATGCCCTGTTTGGAAACAGAGCAGCTGCTGCTTCGTCCTGTGGAGGAGAGTGATGCTTGTGATATGTTTGCATATTACAGCGATCCACGAGTCATGCGTTATCTGACCCTGCAGCCTCACACGGATATAGAAGAAACCCTGAACAGCATACACGGCTATTTCCTGACCTGGGAAAAGCGCGGGGTTCCGACACCCTGGGTTATGGTGCATAAGCAGGCTGACAAGGTGATTGGAAATCTGGATATTCACACGCTTGATGAGGATATCGGTCAAATCGGTTATCTGCTGCATGCGGACTATTGGAATCAGGGCTTGATGCGGGAGGCTGTATATGCACTGGTACAAGCCGGCTTTGTACATGTCGGGCTGCGGCGTATCGAGGCCTATGTGGCTGTGGAGCATACGGCAAGTGCAGCGGTTTTAAGGCACTGCGGCTTTATGGAGGAGGGAATCCTTCGCAGGTTAACGATGCTGAGTGATGGGGAATATCACGATATGCGATTGATGAGCATTTTAAAGGATGAATTCCTTACAGGAAAATAA